From one Rhizobium sp. CIAT894 genomic stretch:
- the dxr gene encoding 1-deoxy-D-xylulose-5-phosphate reductoisomerase, with the protein MMTGKSAPRRLSIFGSTGSIGQNTLNVVDHLGGRENFEISVLTGNGNVELLARQAKSSGARLAVTANDRHYESLKSELSGSGIAVASGKSGLMEAADREADWVMAAIVGTAGLAPTLAAARRGADIALANKECLVSAGDLFIKAIHEGGGRLLPVDSEHNAIFQVLEENQRHAIERVILTASGGPFRTASLREMADVTVETARAHPNWSMGLKISIDSASMFNKALEMIEARHLFGLTPEQIEVIIHPQSIIHSMVGYTDGSVLAQLGAPDMRTAIGYALSFPRRPNLPIERLDFARLARLDFEAPDEVRFPALRLARLAMTRGGVQGAVLNGAKEVALEAFIEGRLPFLAMAEITERVMDDLAGLPPATTMDDVFAADRQARQRAADLMSLAIAG; encoded by the coding sequence ATGATGACCGGCAAAAGCGCGCCGCGGCGCCTCAGCATCTTCGGTTCGACGGGTTCGATCGGCCAGAATACACTCAATGTCGTCGATCATCTGGGCGGACGGGAGAACTTCGAAATTTCCGTGCTGACCGGCAACGGCAATGTCGAATTGCTGGCCCGGCAGGCGAAATCATCCGGCGCGCGGCTGGCGGTAACGGCAAACGACCGGCATTACGAATCGCTGAAGAGCGAACTTTCCGGCAGCGGCATTGCGGTTGCCTCGGGAAAATCCGGCCTGATGGAAGCCGCCGACCGCGAAGCCGACTGGGTGATGGCGGCGATCGTCGGCACCGCCGGCCTGGCGCCGACGCTTGCCGCGGCACGCCGCGGCGCCGATATCGCCCTCGCCAATAAGGAATGCCTGGTCTCGGCCGGTGATCTGTTCATCAAGGCGATCCACGAAGGCGGCGGCAGGCTGCTTCCGGTCGACAGCGAACACAATGCGATTTTCCAGGTGCTGGAGGAAAACCAGCGCCACGCCATCGAGCGCGTCATCCTGACGGCGTCGGGCGGTCCCTTCCGCACCGCCTCGCTCAGGGAGATGGCTGACGTGACGGTGGAAACCGCCCGTGCGCACCCGAACTGGTCGATGGGATTGAAGATCTCGATCGACAGCGCCTCGATGTTCAACAAGGCGCTGGAGATGATCGAAGCCCGGCATCTGTTCGGCCTGACGCCGGAACAGATCGAAGTCATCATCCATCCGCAATCGATCATCCATTCGATGGTCGGCTATACCGATGGATCGGTGCTGGCCCAGCTCGGCGCCCCGGATATGCGCACGGCGATCGGTTATGCGCTGTCCTTTCCGCGCCGGCCGAACCTGCCGATCGAGCGGCTGGATTTCGCCAGGCTCGCCCGGCTGGATTTCGAGGCGCCGGACGAGGTGCGTTTTCCGGCGCTCAGGCTGGCGCGGCTTGCAATGACGCGCGGCGGTGTTCAGGGCGCGGTGCTGAACGGCGCCAAGGAAGTGGCGCTCGAAGCCTTTATCGAAGGGCGGCTGCCGTTCCTCGCCATGGCCGAGATCACCGAGCGGGTCATGGACGATCTGGCCGGCCTGCCGCCGGCCACCACCATGGACGATGTCTTTGCCGCCGACAGGCAGGCGAGGCAAAGGGCGGCTGATCTGATGAGCCTGGCGATCGCCGGCTGA
- a CDS encoding GTP-binding protein: protein MSALNDRIPVTILTGFLGAGKSTLLNRILKHPEMKDAAVIINEFGDVGIDHLLVESSGDSIIELSDGCLCCTVRGELVDTLANLMDAVQTGRVKPVKRVVIETTGLADPAPVMQAIMGNPVIATNFELDGVVTVVDAVNGLQTLDNHEEARKQAAVADRLIVSKKSMAGAGTDALEKRLRALNPRAAMMDADSSEAGSAAVLVNGLYDPKTKIADVSRWLQDEDAHEAHHGHDHDHHGHDHGHHHHHHHGHAHQDAHDVNRHDASIRSFSIVEEKPIDPMALDMFIDLLRSAHGEKLLRMKAIVSVSDRPERPLVLHGVQSIFHPPVRLPAWPDPQDRRTRMVLITRDLPEAFVKDLFDAFLGKPRIDRPDRAALSDNPLAIPGLRI, encoded by the coding sequence ATGAGCGCGCTCAACGACAGGATTCCGGTCACCATCCTGACCGGCTTTCTCGGTGCCGGCAAATCGACGCTGCTCAACCGCATCCTCAAACATCCCGAGATGAAGGATGCCGCCGTCATCATCAACGAATTCGGCGATGTCGGCATCGATCATCTGCTGGTCGAAAGCTCCGGCGATTCCATTATCGAACTCTCGGACGGCTGCCTGTGCTGCACCGTGCGCGGCGAACTTGTCGATACGCTCGCCAACCTGATGGATGCGGTGCAGACCGGCCGCGTCAAACCGGTGAAGCGCGTCGTCATCGAAACGACCGGCCTTGCCGACCCTGCCCCTGTCATGCAGGCGATCATGGGCAATCCGGTCATTGCCACGAATTTCGAGCTCGACGGTGTCGTCACCGTCGTCGATGCGGTCAACGGGCTGCAGACGCTCGACAATCACGAGGAAGCGCGCAAGCAGGCGGCGGTCGCCGACCGGCTGATCGTCTCGAAAAAATCGATGGCCGGCGCTGGAACGGATGCCCTGGAAAAGCGGCTGCGGGCGCTCAATCCGCGCGCCGCGATGATGGACGCCGACAGCAGCGAGGCCGGCAGCGCCGCGGTGCTGGTCAACGGGCTCTATGATCCCAAGACGAAGATCGCCGATGTCAGTCGCTGGCTGCAGGACGAGGACGCCCACGAGGCGCATCACGGTCATGACCATGACCATCATGGCCATGATCACGGCCACCACCACCATCATCATCACGGTCATGCGCACCAGGACGCGCACGACGTCAATCGTCACGATGCCTCGATCCGCTCTTTCTCGATCGTCGAGGAGAAGCCGATCGACCCGATGGCGCTCGACATGTTCATCGATCTCCTGCGCTCCGCCCATGGCGAGAAACTCTTGAGAATGAAGGCGATCGTTTCGGTCTCCGACCGGCCGGAACGGCCGCTGGTGCTGCACGGCGTGCAAAGCATCTTCCATCCGCCGGTGCGGCTTCCCGCCTGGCCGGATCCGCAGGACCGGCGCACGCGCATGGTGCTGATCACAAGGGATCTGCCGGAAGCCTTCGTCAAGGATTTGTTCGACGCCTTTCTCGGCAAGCCGCGCATCGACAGGCCCGATCGCGCGGCGCTGTCGGACAACCCGCTCGCCATTCCGGGCTTGAGAATTTAA
- a CDS encoding carbohydrate ABC transporter permease, whose product MSTSRQRRARKALRVKSAYHLTGIAISIFFLAPFAITLLASFRPGAEASLPPLPPWPSSGVSFDAYALLDTFGAGIWRHMINSLFVSVATVMLTVTVSLLAGYGFSRYRFPMKNALFVLIIATLMIPFQSILTPLFIILAKLGLNNSLIGLTLVYVTLQLPFSVFMMRNAFDAVPKEIEEAARIDGARDLKLLARVLLPLVLPGVATVAIFAFLNAWNEFLAALVLLSSNEKYTLPVLMTAVRAGRLGAINWGAVQAGVVVMTIPCLIVFLLLQRYYMRGLMAGAVK is encoded by the coding sequence ATGAGCACCTCAAGGCAACGCCGCGCCCGCAAGGCGCTCCGCGTGAAGTCGGCCTATCATCTCACCGGCATCGCCATCTCGATCTTCTTTCTCGCCCCCTTCGCGATCACGCTGCTTGCCTCCTTCCGGCCGGGTGCGGAGGCCAGCCTGCCGCCTCTGCCGCCATGGCCGAGCTCGGGCGTCAGCTTCGATGCCTATGCGCTGCTCGATACGTTCGGCGCCGGCATCTGGCGGCACATGATCAATTCGCTGTTCGTTTCGGTCGCCACCGTGATGCTGACCGTTACCGTCAGCCTGCTCGCCGGCTACGGCTTCTCGCGCTACCGCTTTCCGATGAAGAATGCGCTCTTCGTGCTGATCATCGCCACGCTGATGATCCCGTTCCAGTCGATCCTGACGCCGCTCTTCATCATCCTGGCAAAACTCGGCCTCAACAATTCGCTCATCGGGCTGACGCTCGTCTATGTGACGCTGCAACTGCCCTTCTCGGTCTTCATGATGCGCAACGCCTTCGATGCGGTGCCGAAGGAAATCGAGGAAGCCGCGCGCATCGACGGCGCGCGCGACCTCAAGCTGCTTGCGCGCGTCCTGCTGCCGCTGGTGCTTCCCGGCGTGGCGACGGTGGCGATCTTTGCCTTCCTCAATGCCTGGAACGAGTTTCTGGCCGCCCTCGTGCTGCTCTCCAGCAACGAGAAATACACTTTGCCGGTGCTGATGACGGCGGTTCGCGCCGGGCGGCTCGGCGCCATCAACTGGGGAGCGGTGCAGGCCGGCGTCGTCGTCATGACGATCCCCTGCCTGATCGTCTTCCTGCTCCTGCAACGCTACTACATGCGCGGGCTGATGGCCGGCGCGGTGAAATAA
- a CDS encoding DUF3800 domain-containing protein, with amino-acid sequence MSWHAYIDESYTPGGDAYVIGGCIATHSDWVKFSAEWQLFTKRFGRIGADGHRYFHMAEMTHRIEEVGFFYSVISKYVPIFISARFNRSEFDRARTRIYVPGAAIEWDPVNYYWIAFRCLMDKFHLERPQLQKLIPLDEVVHFHMDDTSDRKLVERMWQEYIFHRPDGVRDRYADIPIFENDKDVPPLQAADFWTWWVREWTDRGASQRILHHDFEEFTKPAVHQSPRVTMDIEFSEEQFLPTIARMAKRQSGREVIILPPSAPFPNQNSVPEPADIPFNKPTRYDVVDV; translated from the coding sequence TTGTCCTGGCATGCTTATATCGATGAAAGCTATACCCCAGGCGGCGATGCTTACGTCATCGGCGGCTGCATCGCCACTCACAGCGACTGGGTAAAGTTTTCGGCAGAATGGCAATTATTCACAAAGCGCTTTGGACGGATCGGTGCCGATGGACATAGATATTTCCATATGGCCGAAATGACGCACAGGATCGAAGAAGTGGGTTTCTTCTATTCGGTAATAAGTAAGTACGTGCCTATTTTCATATCTGCCCGCTTCAATCGATCTGAGTTCGACCGCGCAAGAACACGAATTTACGTCCCAGGTGCGGCGATCGAATGGGACCCTGTGAACTATTATTGGATCGCATTTAGGTGCCTCATGGACAAATTCCATCTAGAGCGACCGCAGCTCCAAAAACTGATCCCGTTGGACGAGGTAGTTCACTTCCATATGGATGACACTTCCGACCGAAAGTTGGTCGAGCGTATGTGGCAAGAATACATTTTTCATCGACCGGATGGCGTTCGCGATCGTTATGCCGATATCCCTATATTCGAAAATGACAAGGACGTACCGCCACTGCAGGCCGCTGACTTTTGGACTTGGTGGGTCCGTGAATGGACCGACCGAGGCGCGTCACAGCGAATATTGCATCATGATTTCGAAGAGTTTACCAAGCCGGCGGTTCACCAATCACCTCGAGTCACAATGGACATTGAGTTCAGCGAAGAGCAATTTCTGCCGACCATTGCTCGAATGGCGAAAAGGCAGTCAGGTAGAGAGGTTATCATTCTACCTCCCTCGGCACCTTTCCCAAACCAGAATTCAGTCCCGGAGCCAGCGGACATCCCGTTTAATAAGCCTACCAGGTATGACGTCGTAGACGTTTGA
- a CDS encoding BON domain-containing protein, translating into MVFKEQTFHGLEPEMEVEIANRARVEAAVANALAIAGGIDASDVEVTMENDQVVLSGTVGTVGEIERASAVAKAVEGVQSVHNRILLGGALA; encoded by the coding sequence ATGGTTTTCAAAGAGCAGACATTTCACGGGCTCGAGCCTGAAATGGAGGTCGAAATCGCCAATCGCGCGCGGGTCGAGGCAGCCGTTGCCAATGCGCTTGCGATTGCCGGCGGCATCGATGCGTCCGATGTCGAGGTGACGATGGAGAATGACCAGGTGGTGCTGAGCGGTACGGTCGGCACGGTCGGCGAGATCGAACGGGCGAGCGCTGTCGCAAAAGCCGTCGAAGGCGTGCAGTCGGTGCACAATCGCATCCTACTCGGCGGAGCCTTGGCTTGA
- a CDS encoding M20 aminoacylase family protein yields MPILNRAAELQDEVAEWRRHIHARPELLFAVENTAAFVAEKLKEFGVDEIVTGIGRTGVVGLIRGKGEGRRTVGLRADMDALPLTEITGKPWASKTPGKMHACGHDGHTAMLLGAAKYLAETRNFNGNIAVIFQPAEEGGGGGNLMVKDGMMERFGIEEVYGMHNLPGLPVGQFATRKGAIMAATDEFTVTIKGRGGHAAQPHRTIDPIAISAQIVANLQMIASRTADPIRSVVVSVTKFNAGFAHNVIPNDATFAGTVRTLDPEMRTLAETRFRQIIEGMVAAHGAEADISFNRNYPVTVNHPDETEHAVAVAGAIAGEGNVNAEIDPMMGGEDFSYMLNARPGAFIFIGNGDSAGLHNPAYDFNDEAIAHGISYWVRLAEQRLGL; encoded by the coding sequence ATGCCGATTTTGAACAGAGCCGCGGAATTGCAGGACGAAGTCGCCGAATGGCGCCGCCACATCCACGCCCGGCCCGAACTGCTTTTCGCGGTGGAAAACACGGCCGCCTTCGTCGCTGAAAAACTCAAGGAATTCGGCGTCGACGAGATCGTCACCGGCATCGGCCGCACCGGCGTCGTCGGCCTGATCAGGGGCAAGGGCGAAGGCCGCCGCACCGTCGGCCTGCGCGCCGATATGGACGCCCTGCCGCTGACCGAAATCACCGGCAAGCCCTGGGCCTCGAAGACGCCGGGCAAGATGCATGCCTGCGGCCATGACGGCCACACCGCCATGCTGCTCGGCGCCGCGAAATATCTGGCGGAGACCCGCAATTTCAACGGCAATATCGCCGTCATCTTCCAGCCCGCCGAAGAAGGCGGCGGCGGCGGCAACCTGATGGTCAAGGACGGCATGATGGAGCGCTTCGGCATCGAAGAGGTCTACGGCATGCACAATCTGCCGGGCCTGCCGGTGGGCCAATTCGCCACCCGCAAGGGCGCGATCATGGCGGCGACCGACGAATTCACCGTCACCATCAAGGGCCGCGGCGGCCACGCCGCCCAGCCGCACCGGACGATCGACCCGATTGCGATCAGCGCCCAGATCGTCGCCAACCTGCAGATGATCGCCTCGCGCACCGCCGATCCGATCCGCTCGGTCGTCGTTTCGGTGACCAAGTTCAATGCCGGTTTCGCCCATAACGTCATCCCGAACGATGCGACCTTCGCCGGCACCGTCCGCACCCTCGACCCTGAAATGCGCACGCTCGCCGAGACGCGCTTCCGCCAGATCATCGAGGGCATGGTCGCAGCCCATGGCGCCGAGGCCGACATCAGCTTCAACCGCAACTACCCCGTCACCGTCAATCATCCCGACGAGACCGAGCATGCGGTGGCCGTCGCCGGCGCCATCGCCGGCGAGGGCAATGTCAACGCCGAGATCGATCCGATGATGGGCGGCGAGGATTTCTCCTATATGCTGAACGCCCGCCCCGGCGCCTTCATCTTCATCGGCAACGGCGACAGCGCCGGCCTGCACAACCCGGCCTACGACTTCAACGACGAAGCCATCGCCCACGGCATCTCCTACTGGGTCCGCCTCGCCGAACAACGCTTGGGTCTCTGA
- a CDS encoding glycoside hydrolase family 127 protein yields MTKSSNDRQFRPVAVPDVELGGFWGKWQDAVCNSTAETLLDRCVEAGMLKAIDVSQPSPGVVIPIQPWGGTTQMFWDSDLGKSIETIAYSLYRRPNPKLEARADEIIDMYEKLQDKDGYLNAWFQRVEPSRRWTNLRDHHELYCAGHLMEAAVAYYQATGKRKLLDIMCRFADYMIKIFGHGEGQISGYCGHEEIELALVKLARVTGEKKYLDLSKYFIDERGTEPHFFTAEAARDGRSAADFHQKTYEYGQAHQPVREQTKVVGHAVRAMYLYSGMADIATEYKDDSLTAALETLWDDLTTKQMYITGGIGPAASNEGFTDYYDLPNDTAYAETCASVGLVFWASRMLGRGPDRRYADIMEQALYNGALPGLSTDGKTFFYDNPLESAGKHHRWKWHHCPCCPPNIARLVTSIGSYMYAVADDEIAVHLYGESTTRLKLANGAAVELQQATNYPWDGAVAFTTRLEKPAKFALSLRIPDWAEGATLSVNGEKLDLGAAVRDGYARIDRQWADGDRVDLFLPLSLRPQYANPKVRQDAGRVALMRGPLVYCVETTDNGQDLNAIVLPRELPAAETVVLKDLNDAVALDLKVEREETSNWGAPLYRKAPAERQVATARFVPYHLWDNRAPGEMLVWVQADK; encoded by the coding sequence ATGACCAAATCAAGCAACGACCGCCAGTTTCGTCCCGTCGCCGTTCCCGATGTCGAGCTTGGCGGCTTCTGGGGCAAATGGCAGGACGCCGTCTGCAATTCCACCGCCGAAACCCTGCTCGACCGCTGCGTCGAGGCCGGCATGCTGAAGGCGATCGATGTCTCCCAGCCGAGCCCCGGCGTCGTCATTCCCATTCAGCCCTGGGGCGGCACGACGCAGATGTTCTGGGATTCCGACCTCGGCAAGTCGATCGAGACCATCGCCTATTCGCTCTATCGCCGGCCGAACCCGAAGCTGGAGGCGCGTGCCGACGAAATCATCGACATGTACGAGAAGCTGCAGGATAAGGACGGTTATCTCAATGCCTGGTTCCAGCGCGTCGAGCCAAGCCGCCGCTGGACCAATCTGCGCGACCATCACGAGCTCTATTGCGCCGGCCACCTGATGGAGGCTGCGGTCGCCTATTACCAGGCGACCGGCAAGCGCAAGCTGCTCGATATCATGTGCCGCTTTGCCGATTACATGATCAAGATCTTCGGCCATGGCGAAGGCCAGATATCAGGCTATTGCGGCCATGAGGAAATCGAGCTGGCGCTGGTCAAGCTCGCCCGCGTCACCGGCGAGAAGAAATATCTCGACCTGTCGAAATATTTCATCGACGAGCGCGGTACCGAGCCGCACTTCTTCACGGCCGAAGCCGCTCGCGACGGCCGGAGCGCTGCCGACTTCCATCAGAAGACCTATGAATATGGCCAGGCGCACCAGCCGGTGCGCGAGCAGACGAAGGTCGTCGGCCATGCGGTGCGCGCCATGTATCTCTATTCCGGCATGGCCGATATCGCCACCGAATATAAGGACGACAGCCTGACGGCGGCGCTGGAAACGCTCTGGGATGATCTGACGACCAAGCAGATGTATATTACCGGCGGCATCGGCCCGGCGGCGTCCAACGAAGGTTTCACCGACTATTACGACCTGCCCAACGACACGGCCTACGCGGAAACCTGCGCCTCCGTCGGCCTGGTCTTCTGGGCAAGCCGCATGCTCGGGCGCGGGCCGGACCGGCGTTACGCCGACATCATGGAGCAGGCGCTTTATAACGGCGCGCTGCCCGGCCTTTCCACCGACGGCAAGACCTTCTTCTACGACAATCCGCTCGAAAGTGCGGGCAAGCACCACCGCTGGAAATGGCATCATTGCCCCTGCTGCCCGCCCAATATCGCCCGGCTGGTGACCTCGATCGGCTCCTATATGTATGCGGTTGCCGACGATGAAATCGCCGTGCATCTCTATGGCGAGAGCACCACCCGGCTGAAGCTTGCCAACGGCGCTGCGGTCGAACTCCAGCAGGCGACCAACTATCCGTGGGACGGTGCGGTTGCCTTCACCACCAGGCTGGAGAAGCCGGCAAAATTCGCCCTGTCGCTGCGCATTCCCGATTGGGCTGAAGGTGCCACCCTCAGCGTCAACGGAGAAAAGCTCGATCTCGGCGCCGCTGTCCGTGACGGATATGCCAGGATCGATCGGCAATGGGCCGATGGCGATCGTGTCGATCTTTTCCTGCCGCTTTCGCTTCGCCCGCAATATGCCAATCCGAAGGTGCGCCAGGATGCCGGCCGCGTCGCCTTGATGCGCGGCCCGCTGGTCTATTGCGTCGAGACGACGGACAATGGCCAGGATCTCAATGCCATCGTCCTGCCGCGCGAACTGCCGGCGGCCGAAACCGTCGTGCTGAAGGACCTCAACGATGCCGTTGCCCTCGATCTCAAGGTCGAGCGCGAGGAAACGTCGAACTGGGGCGCGCCGCTTTATCGCAAGGCGCCGGCCGAAAGGCAGGTCGCCACGGCGCGTTTCGTGCCCTATCATCTCTGGGATAACCGCGCGCCCGGAGAGATGCTCGTCTGGGTCCAGGCGGACAAGTAG
- a CDS encoding DUF2937 family protein — translation MGPIARIIAIVAGLAGGTVFSQAPEFAQQYRQRIGGAVDELSVIVEDFSRQAADHHLDRQQALTAYAQSSDDFLRDRGVSMQSTITRYETLLSQQLKLGTAAPVAKPFVLMGEPDDVVFANTWRDFVPGVPVSFAGLVWGVIGFVGGWGAAAVLGFGVRRVARRPKGVRRLS, via the coding sequence ATGGGACCGATTGCAAGGATCATCGCCATCGTCGCGGGGCTTGCCGGCGGCACGGTCTTTTCGCAGGCGCCGGAATTTGCCCAGCAATACCGCCAGCGGATCGGCGGCGCGGTCGACGAACTCAGCGTTATCGTCGAAGATTTCAGCCGCCAGGCGGCCGACCACCACCTCGATCGCCAGCAGGCGCTCACCGCCTACGCCCAATCCTCCGACGATTTTCTGCGCGACCGCGGCGTCTCGATGCAGAGCACGATCACGCGCTACGAAACGCTGCTGTCGCAGCAACTGAAACTCGGCACCGCCGCCCCGGTCGCCAAGCCCTTCGTGCTGATGGGGGAGCCGGATGATGTCGTCTTCGCCAATACCTGGCGGGATTTTGTGCCGGGTGTGCCCGTCAGCTTTGCGGGTCTTGTCTGGGGTGTGATTGGGTTTGTCGGTGGCTGGGGTGCGGCGGCGGTGTTGGGATTTGGTGTTCGGCGAGTTGCGCGGAGACCGAAGGGCGTTCGACGGTTGAGCTAA
- the ugpC gene encoding sn-glycerol-3-phosphate ABC transporter ATP-binding protein UgpC, protein MTNGMANKSVVLQDVRKSYGNLQVVHGIDLTIEEGEFVVFVGPSGCGKSTLLRMIAGLEDVTDGEVEIKGRMVTDLDPSERGIAMVFQSYALYPHMSVRDNLAFGLKMARTQPAEIETRVKAASAILKIDHLLDRRPGQLSGGQRQRVAIGRAIVRKPDVFLFDEPLSNLDAELRVSMRIEIARLHRELGNTMIYVTHDQTEAMTLADKIVVLRDGRVEQAGTPRQIYEDPANTFVAGFIGSPRMNLLNACWSDGGLVEVAGRRIESGLRAADRPAGAAVTLGLRPEHLKLASDPSGRLSARVDFSEYLGGTQYLYCQLADGQSLTVEHRSPVGIAAGEEVGLLFEPADCRLFDEAGNRLR, encoded by the coding sequence ATGACGAACGGTATGGCTAACAAGAGCGTCGTGCTCCAGGACGTGCGAAAAAGCTATGGCAATCTGCAGGTGGTCCACGGCATCGACCTGACGATCGAAGAAGGGGAATTCGTCGTCTTCGTCGGCCCGTCCGGCTGCGGAAAATCGACGCTGCTTCGCATGATCGCCGGCCTCGAAGACGTGACCGACGGCGAGGTCGAGATCAAGGGACGCATGGTCACCGATCTCGATCCGTCCGAGCGCGGCATCGCCATGGTTTTCCAGTCCTATGCGCTCTATCCGCATATGAGCGTGCGCGACAACCTGGCTTTCGGGCTGAAGATGGCGCGCACCCAGCCGGCTGAGATCGAGACTCGGGTGAAGGCCGCGTCCGCCATCCTGAAGATCGACCATCTTCTCGACCGGCGGCCGGGCCAGCTTTCCGGCGGCCAGCGTCAGCGTGTGGCGATCGGCCGGGCGATCGTGCGCAAGCCGGATGTCTTCCTGTTCGACGAACCGCTTTCCAATCTCGATGCGGAACTGCGCGTTTCGATGCGCATCGAGATCGCCCGCCTGCATCGCGAGCTCGGCAATACGATGATCTATGTCACCCACGACCAGACCGAGGCGATGACGCTCGCCGACAAGATCGTCGTGCTGCGCGACGGCCGGGTCGAGCAGGCCGGAACGCCGCGGCAGATCTACGAGGATCCCGCCAATACCTTCGTGGCGGGCTTCATCGGCTCACCGCGGATGAACCTGCTGAATGCCTGCTGGAGCGATGGAGGGTTGGTGGAAGTCGCCGGCCGGCGCATCGAAAGCGGCCTGCGGGCGGCAGACAGGCCGGCGGGGGCCGCGGTCACGCTCGGCCTGCGGCCGGAACATCTGAAGCTGGCATCCGATCCATCGGGCCGCCTGTCGGCCAGGGTCGATTTTTCGGAATATCTCGGCGGAACGCAATATCTCTATTGCCAGCTTGCCGATGGCCAGTCGCTGACCGTCGAGCACCGTTCGCCGGTCGGCATTGCGGCGGGCGAAGAAGTCGGCCTGCTGTTCGAACCCGCCGATTGCCGATTGTTCGACGAGGCCGGCAATCGGCTGCGGTAG
- a CDS encoding sulfurtransferase TusA family protein: MSPVFYDLRGLKCPFPVIKTRKKLAAMASGTLIRVDTTDPMAVIDMPHFCNEDGHELVEAEKTEDGHRFLIRKG, encoded by the coding sequence TTGAGCCCCGTTTTTTACGACCTTCGCGGCCTGAAATGCCCATTCCCGGTGATCAAGACACGCAAGAAGCTTGCCGCCATGGCAAGCGGCACCCTCATTCGCGTCGACACCACCGATCCGATGGCTGTGATCGACATGCCGCATTTCTGCAATGAGGACGGCCACGAACTGGTCGAGGCCGAAAAGACCGAAGACGGCCACCGTTTCCTGATCAGAAAGGGTTAA
- a CDS encoding D-alanyl-D-alanine carboxypeptidase family protein encodes MSTSHFRLFAVLRPFSFVVAATAGFLASIPLAQANPHILVDVQTGRVLEHEEAFRKWYPASLTKLMTVYTVFDAIRAGQISLDTPIVMSKRAAAQPAAKMYFKPGQKLTLDSALKILMVKSANDIAVAVAEAIGGTQEGFVTRMNGEALKLGMTDSHFVNPNGLPGKGQYTTARDLAVLTVALRRDFPQYAGYFALEGFTNGQQNVPSLNMLIGRFAGADGMKTGFICASGFNQIGSATRNGRTLVSVVLGTDSLAARADATANLLQKGFTTQFPGSETLGSLRPYGPGQDQVADISADICSAKGAKIRSETRDEVGRMRVQSPYILEMDHDPRFVFAGLIPGQDQQPAPQPDKVAAGDTAGAIANVPVPMPRPTSF; translated from the coding sequence GTGTCGACGAGCCACTTCCGTTTGTTTGCCGTTTTGCGGCCGTTTAGTTTCGTGGTCGCCGCGACTGCCGGTTTTCTTGCCTCCATTCCGCTCGCTCAGGCCAATCCGCATATCCTCGTCGACGTGCAGACCGGCCGCGTGCTCGAACATGAGGAAGCCTTCCGCAAATGGTATCCGGCCTCGCTGACCAAGCTGATGACCGTCTATACCGTCTTCGACGCGATCCGCGCCGGCCAGATCAGCCTCGACACCCCCATTGTCATGAGCAAACGCGCAGCCGCCCAGCCGGCCGCCAAGATGTATTTCAAGCCGGGCCAGAAGCTGACGCTCGACAGCGCGCTGAAGATCCTGATGGTGAAATCGGCCAACGACATCGCCGTCGCGGTGGCCGAAGCCATCGGCGGCACGCAGGAAGGCTTCGTGACGCGGATGAACGGCGAAGCGCTGAAGCTCGGCATGACGGATTCGCATTTCGTCAATCCGAACGGCCTGCCGGGCAAGGGGCAGTATACGACGGCGCGCGATCTTGCGGTGCTGACGGTGGCGCTGCGCCGCGATTTTCCGCAATATGCCGGTTATTTCGCGCTTGAAGGTTTCACCAACGGCCAGCAGAACGTGCCGAGCCTCAATATGCTGATCGGCCGCTTTGCCGGCGCCGACGGCATGAAGACCGGCTTCATCTGCGCCTCGGGCTTCAACCAGATCGGTTCGGCGACACGCAACGGCCGCACGCTGGTCTCCGTCGTGCTCGGCACCGACAGCCTGGCGGCGCGCGCCGATGCGACGGCAAACCTTCTGCAGAAGGGATTTACCACGCAGTTTCCCGGCAGCGAGACGCTGGGGTCGCTGCGGCCCTATGGCCCGGGACAGGACCAGGTTGCCGACATCAGCGCCGACATCTGCAGCGCCAAGGGCGCAAAAATACGCAGCGAAACGCGAGACGAGGTCGGCCGCATGCGCGTGCAGTCGCCCTATATCCTGGAAATGGACCACGATCCGCGTTTCGTCTTTGCCGGCCTCATTCCCGGGCAGGATCAGCAGCCGGCCCCGCAGCCGGACAAGGTCGCGGCCGGCGATACGGCCGGCGCGATCGCCAATGTGCCGGTGCCGATGCCGCGCCCGACATCCTTCTAA